One window of the Desulfonatronum thiosulfatophilum genome contains the following:
- a CDS encoding metal ABC transporter solute-binding protein, Zn/Mn family, whose amino-acid sequence MFFCNILFFLLFISISPAGAQPFNVFVSIAPQKYFVDRIGGGLVNVSVMVPPGASPHMYEPRPAQMRALAEAEIYFAIGVEFENAILPKISSMHPNLRIVHTDRNIEKIPMIPHHHHDHEHESEKAHGHAHSHDHKQDHGHKHDNDHGHKRGHDHKHDNENKHGHGHDQDNGHKQGHGHTHAYGDPHHVDAHNGPDTHIWLSPDLVRIQAGVILEALSALDSAHASVYEANFNSFMKDLDDLDADIRSTLSEKEGAAFMVFHPAWGYFARHYGLEQIPVEVEGKDPRAQDLQNLIQRAKAEQIRVVFVSPQFSARSAETIATAIDGEIIAIDPLAEDWMANMRLVAEKFRKAML is encoded by the coding sequence ATGTTTTTTTGTAATATTCTTTTTTTTCTGCTTTTTATCAGCATATCCCCAGCCGGCGCGCAACCTTTCAATGTTTTTGTGAGCATAGCGCCTCAGAAATATTTTGTTGACCGCATCGGAGGGGGCCTGGTGAACGTGTCCGTAATGGTTCCCCCTGGCGCCTCTCCCCATATGTACGAACCTCGACCGGCCCAGATGCGTGCTTTGGCGGAAGCCGAGATTTACTTCGCCATCGGAGTGGAATTTGAGAATGCCATATTGCCGAAGATCTCGTCCATGCATCCAAATCTACGGATCGTGCATACGGACCGGAATATCGAGAAAATCCCGATGATCCCGCATCACCACCATGACCATGAGCACGAAAGTGAGAAGGCTCACGGGCACGCTCACTCCCATGATCATAAGCAGGATCATGGACACAAACATGACAATGACCATGGGCATAAGCGTGGCCATGACCACAAGCATGATAACGAAAATAAACACGGCCATGGACACGATCAGGATAATGGACATAAGCAGGGTCATGGCCATACACATGCTTACGGCGATCCTCATCACGTTGATGCCCACAATGGACCGGACACCCACATCTGGCTTTCACCGGACCTTGTCCGCATCCAGGCAGGAGTAATCTTGGAAGCCCTGAGCGCTCTCGACAGCGCCCATGCAAGCGTTTATGAAGCCAACTTCAACAGCTTCATGAAGGATCTTGACGACCTGGATGCCGACATCCGGAGCACCCTTTCCGAAAAGGAAGGCGCCGCCTTCATGGTCTTTCATCCGGCCTGGGGATATTTTGCCCGTCATTACGGACTGGAACAGATTCCCGTTGAGGTAGAGGGCAAGGACCCCAGAGCCCAGGACTTGCAAAACCTGATTCAACGCGCCAAAGCCGAACAAATCCGAGTCGTCTTTGTTTCCCCCCAGTTTTCCGCACGTAGCGCGGAAACCATTGCTACAGCCATAGACGGCGAGATCATCGCCATTGATCCGTTGGCGGAAGACTGGATGGCGAACATGCGACTGGTCGCGGAAAAATTCAGGAAAGCCATGCTCTGA
- a CDS encoding DUF6691 family protein, whose translation MSAKPESTSFPESNSGQLFLGLVFGVAFGFLLQKGGVAKYHVLIGVLLLEDFTVIKVMASAILVGMIGIYVMHRMGMVQYQLPSTRYAANIIGGLIFGAGFGLSGYCPGTNAAAIGQGNFDALAVAAGLIAGSWLFAEVPEKIKKKVQEWGDYGKLTLHELLDLQRGTVAVLTAIALIILLIVVEWLAPR comes from the coding sequence ATGTCAGCGAAACCAGAATCCACTTCGTTTCCGGAAAGCAACTCCGGCCAGCTCTTTCTCGGTCTGGTCTTCGGAGTCGCGTTCGGCTTTCTCCTCCAGAAAGGCGGAGTGGCCAAATATCACGTACTGATCGGCGTTCTGCTGCTGGAGGATTTCACCGTCATCAAGGTCATGGCATCGGCGATTCTGGTCGGGATGATCGGGATTTACGTCATGCATCGCATGGGAATGGTCCAGTACCAGCTGCCCTCAACGCGATATGCTGCCAATATTATCGGCGGCTTGATCTTCGGTGCCGGTTTCGGCTTGAGCGGATACTGTCCGGGCACCAACGCCGCGGCCATTGGCCAGGGGAACTTCGATGCCCTGGCAGTGGCCGCTGGGCTGATAGCCGGATCGTGGCTGTTTGCGGAAGTTCCGGAAAAGATCAAGAAAAAGGTGCAGGAGTGGGGAGACTACGGCAAGCTGACCCTGCATGAACTGCTGGATCTCCAGAGAGGTACCGTTGCCGTGCTGACGGCCATAGCTCTGATTATTCTGCTGATCGTAGTTGAATGGCTGGCACCGAGATGA
- a CDS encoding aldo/keto reductase, translating to MEHVTIPQTKLDVSRVALGTWAIGGWMWGGTDEQESIRTIHAALDKGVNVIDTAPVYGFGRSEEIVGKALKEYGRRENVRIATKAGLNWTADGQVFRDCTPERITKEIDESLQRLGVDHIDIYFVHWPDPTVPIEETAQVMNNLFKQGKIGSIGVSNYSTAQMDAFRGEAPLHLCQPPYNIFEREIEQDILPYCKTNNIALMTYGVLCRGLLSGKMRRDREFKGDDLRKADPKFQQPRYDQYLAAVEELKALGSKKNKGLLPFAVRWVLDRDVEIALWGGRNPDQMEPLAEIEGWKVDSEIMQRVEDILDEHVTDPVGPEFMAPPSRNDVSMD from the coding sequence ATGGAACATGTTACAATCCCGCAAACAAAACTTGATGTCAGCCGTGTGGCGCTGGGCACCTGGGCCATCGGCGGCTGGATGTGGGGCGGAACCGATGAGCAGGAGTCGATCAGGACGATTCATGCGGCTCTGGACAAGGGCGTGAACGTGATCGACACAGCTCCGGTTTACGGCTTTGGCCGCTCTGAAGAAATCGTCGGCAAAGCCCTGAAGGAATATGGGCGTCGCGAGAACGTCCGCATCGCCACGAAGGCGGGCCTGAACTGGACCGCCGACGGTCAGGTCTTCCGCGACTGCACTCCAGAACGGATCACGAAGGAAATTGACGAATCCCTGCAGCGGCTCGGGGTCGACCACATCGACATCTACTTCGTGCATTGGCCGGATCCGACGGTGCCCATCGAGGAAACCGCCCAGGTGATGAACAATCTTTTCAAGCAGGGCAAGATCGGCTCCATCGGCGTGTCCAACTATTCAACAGCGCAAATGGACGCCTTCCGCGGCGAAGCTCCGCTGCATCTGTGTCAGCCGCCGTACAACATCTTCGAGCGGGAAATCGAACAGGACATATTGCCCTACTGCAAGACCAACAACATCGCCCTGATGACCTACGGCGTGCTCTGCCGCGGCCTGCTCAGCGGAAAGATGCGCCGCGACCGGGAGTTCAAGGGGGACGACCTGCGCAAGGCGGATCCGAAGTTCCAGCAGCCCCGATACGACCAGTACCTAGCGGCAGTCGAGGAGCTCAAGGCGCTGGGCTCGAAGAAGAACAAGGGACTGCTGCCCTTTGCCGTGCGCTGGGTTCTGGACCGTGATGTGGAAATCGCGCTCTGGGGCGGCCGCAATCCGGACCAGATGGAACCGCTGGCGGAAATCGAAGGCTGGAAAGTGGATTCCGAAATCATGCAGCGCGTGGAAGACATTCTGGATGAGCATGTCACGGACCCCGTTGGTCCGGAATTCATGGCCCCCCCTTCCCGGAACGACGTCAGCATGGATTGA
- a CDS encoding MBL fold metallo-hydrolase — MAIVFEQIHTPGVAQLSYLLGNPSKGIGVVIDPRPDVDIYLHLARKHEVGITHIIETHIHVDFVSGSHELRAKVPNAKIYASHEADAGEYGYDHEPVHSGDTLDFGSFILTARHTPGHTAEHLAYLMSESKHKDSIWAVFSGDSLFVNSVGRPDLVGEEETKRLAGALYESIVGFYGSLDDSVLVFPCHGSGSSCGPDIGDLKCSTIGYEQKHNRYMRTKDRDAFIQMVLESSGPEPFYYKPMHHLNARGADVQGGYPPVPALSVADFKQTAENQNNIVLDTRDMMAFCGGHIPGALNIGARAELSSWAGWMLKFDDPLLLVLENDDQLERIVKLLWRTGYVHFAGYLVGGMKSWNNAGLMLNHIPQMSVHELKDVLKNVQLVDVRTPAEWKSGHIPGARHFFVPYLRDNIEKLDREKTTVTYCGSGYRSSIAASVLKQNGFDDVRNIPGSWQAWTNAGFPVEGGKP, encoded by the coding sequence ATGGCAATCGTATTTGAACAGATCCATACGCCGGGTGTGGCGCAGCTTTCCTATCTGCTGGGAAATCCCTCCAAAGGGATTGGCGTGGTCATCGACCCCCGTCCTGATGTCGACATCTATCTGCACCTGGCCCGAAAGCATGAGGTTGGCATCACCCATATCATCGAAACCCACATTCATGTTGACTTCGTAAGCGGATCCCATGAACTCAGGGCCAAGGTTCCCAATGCGAAGATCTATGCCAGTCATGAGGCGGACGCCGGTGAGTATGGGTATGATCATGAACCGGTCCATTCCGGCGATACTTTGGACTTCGGCAGTTTCATTCTGACGGCCAGGCACACTCCCGGCCATACGGCGGAGCATCTGGCTTACCTGATGAGCGAATCCAAGCACAAGGATTCCATCTGGGCGGTGTTCAGCGGGGACAGTCTCTTCGTCAATTCCGTGGGGCGTCCTGATCTGGTGGGAGAAGAGGAGACGAAGAGGTTGGCCGGGGCGTTGTACGAAAGCATTGTCGGGTTCTACGGCAGCCTGGATGATTCAGTGCTCGTGTTTCCCTGTCATGGTTCCGGTTCGTCCTGCGGCCCAGATATCGGCGACCTCAAATGCTCGACCATCGGCTACGAGCAGAAACACAATCGCTATATGCGAACCAAGGACCGGGACGCCTTCATCCAGATGGTTCTCGAGTCGTCCGGCCCCGAACCATTTTATTACAAGCCGATGCATCATCTCAACGCAAGAGGAGCGGATGTCCAAGGCGGTTATCCTCCCGTTCCGGCCCTGTCCGTAGCGGATTTCAAGCAAACAGCCGAGAATCAGAACAACATCGTGCTCGATACCCGGGACATGATGGCCTTTTGCGGTGGGCATATCCCAGGAGCCCTGAATATTGGGGCCCGAGCCGAACTGTCGTCCTGGGCCGGCTGGATGCTCAAGTTCGACGACCCGTTGCTGCTGGTCCTGGAAAACGACGACCAACTGGAGCGGATCGTGAAACTGCTCTGGCGGACCGGGTACGTCCATTTTGCGGGGTACCTGGTGGGCGGCATGAAATCTTGGAACAATGCCGGCTTAATGCTGAACCACATTCCTCAGATGAGCGTCCATGAACTGAAGGACGTTCTGAAAAACGTTCAGCTTGTGGACGTCCGAACCCCAGCGGAATGGAAATCCGGTCACATTCCCGGTGCCCGGCATTTTTTCGTCCCCTATCTGCGAGACAATATCGAAAAGCTGGATCGCGAGAAGACAACGGTAACCTACTGCGGCAGCGGCTATCGCTCCAGCATCGCGGCCAGCGTCCTGAAACAAAACGGCTTCGACGACGTGCGCAATATCCCCGGAAGCTGGCAGGCCTGGACGAATGCCGGTTTTCCGGTGGAAGGCGGCAAGCCATGA
- a CDS encoding YeeE/YedE thiosulfate transporter family protein: MTGMTLGRAVVTAGTFLVACSAHALGQQTDPLSPLSYPGPAWSPYLAGGLIGVLSWLTFYFSGKKIGASSAYAIIAGMLGKLFAPRRVNVLPYFQQNKPQVSWSLMLFAGIFIGAFLAAWTGGEITGRWLPPLWEARFGEGALSLRLIAAFFGGVLMAFGARVAGGCTSGHGISGTLQLSVGSWVAVICFFIGGILVAMLLYRV; this comes from the coding sequence ATGACGGGGATGACCTTGGGCAGGGCTGTCGTCACTGCGGGGACGTTCCTTGTTGCATGTTCCGCGCATGCTCTGGGACAGCAAACGGATCCCCTCAGCCCGTTGTCCTATCCCGGACCAGCCTGGTCGCCGTATCTTGCCGGCGGATTGATTGGAGTTCTCTCCTGGCTGACATTCTATTTTTCCGGCAAGAAAATCGGCGCATCCAGCGCCTATGCGATCATCGCAGGTATGCTGGGTAAGCTTTTCGCGCCGCGAAGAGTAAATGTTCTTCCCTATTTTCAGCAGAATAAACCGCAAGTCTCATGGAGCCTGATGCTTTTTGCCGGGATTTTCATCGGGGCGTTTTTGGCTGCCTGGACCGGTGGTGAAATCACGGGACGATGGCTGCCGCCATTGTGGGAAGCGAGATTCGGCGAGGGTGCGCTGTCGCTGCGACTGATTGCCGCCTTTTTCGGTGGCGTACTTATGGCTTTTGGCGCGCGAGTGGCAGGCGGATGTACGAGTGGTCACGGTATCAGCGGAACATTACAATTATCCGTCGGCAGCTGGGTGGCGGTGATCTGCTTTTTTATCGGCGGTATCCTTGTCGCCATGCTGCTCTACAGGGTCTAG
- a CDS encoding metal ABC transporter permease produces MSLDFLQFEFMRNALLACLLISISCGIMGTLVVVNRLVFLSGGIAHASYGGVGAAMYLGSSPYFGAALFALLASGIMGVVSLKSKHRSDTVIGVIWAVGMAVGIILVDITPGYNVDLMSYLFGSILLVPRESLWLMAGLNLAVLAWIWFFYSDMLAMSYDEEYAQVMGAPVRLLYFALLALTALTVVVVIQAVGLILVIALLTIPAVIAEGFSRSLGTMMAWSVFFSATFCIFGLLLAYHLNLTAGASIVMVAAAAFFLVKTLQWVRGRRIP; encoded by the coding sequence ATGAGCCTTGATTTCCTGCAGTTCGAATTCATGCGCAACGCCCTGCTGGCCTGCCTGCTGATCAGCATCAGTTGCGGAATCATGGGGACCCTGGTGGTTGTCAACCGGCTGGTCTTTCTTTCCGGCGGCATTGCCCACGCCTCGTATGGCGGCGTCGGCGCGGCCATGTATCTGGGAAGTTCGCCCTACTTCGGCGCGGCTCTATTTGCTCTTCTGGCTTCTGGAATCATGGGCGTGGTCAGCCTCAAATCCAAGCATCGCAGCGACACGGTGATCGGCGTCATCTGGGCCGTGGGAATGGCCGTGGGAATAATCCTGGTAGACATCACGCCGGGCTACAACGTGGATTTGATGAGCTACCTGTTCGGCAGCATCCTTCTGGTGCCCAGGGAAAGTCTCTGGCTGATGGCCGGCTTGAATCTGGCGGTTCTGGCGTGGATATGGTTTTTCTACTCGGATATGCTGGCCATGTCCTATGATGAGGAATATGCCCAGGTCATGGGCGCGCCTGTTCGGCTGCTGTACTTTGCCCTGCTGGCCTTGACCGCCTTGACCGTGGTCGTGGTCATCCAGGCCGTGGGATTGATCCTGGTCATCGCCCTGCTGACCATTCCGGCGGTCATCGCCGAGGGATTCTCCCGCTCCCTTGGCACGATGATGGCTTGGTCCGTATTCTTCAGCGCCACCTTCTGCATTTTCGGCCTGCTCCTGGCCTACCATCTGAATCTGACGGCCGGCGCATCCATTGTCATGGTTGCCGCGGCGGCTTTTTTTCTCGTCAAGACCCTCCAATGGGTGCGCGGCAGAAGAATTCCGTAA
- a CDS encoding TIGR04211 family SH3 domain-containing protein, giving the protein MKIIYWKLILIVAIVLLGAENLSARTVYVGERQEITQRTGPSTDHRVLKMLPTGARLTVLETNDGWLRVQGPDGTVGWVLQRFTSGELPSNLQLERLQQEYDQLRAASGGALDRVAELEASNTNLMDSLSEATSSLAALDEKYTTLAAEAANVIELKEQHDQAMQDLQQAEARIIRLSEENAELRSSEQLRWFLSGAGVVFGSWLFGFLMGRRRRRQPSSLRL; this is encoded by the coding sequence ATGAAAATCATCTATTGGAAACTGATCTTGATCGTTGCGATTGTCTTGTTGGGAGCGGAAAATCTCTCCGCGAGAACGGTTTATGTCGGGGAACGTCAGGAGATAACTCAACGCACCGGCCCGTCGACCGATCATCGAGTATTGAAAATGCTGCCCACCGGGGCTCGATTGACAGTTTTGGAAACGAATGACGGCTGGTTGCGCGTTCAAGGCCCAGACGGAACCGTCGGCTGGGTGCTGCAGCGATTTACCTCTGGAGAACTGCCCAGCAACCTGCAACTGGAACGCCTCCAGCAGGAATACGACCAGCTTCGGGCCGCTTCCGGGGGTGCTTTGGACAGGGTAGCCGAACTGGAAGCCTCCAACACGAACCTCATGGATTCACTTTCCGAAGCCACCAGCAGTCTTGCCGCTTTGGACGAAAAATATACGACTCTGGCCGCGGAGGCGGCTAACGTTATTGAATTGAAGGAACAACATGACCAAGCCATGCAGGATTTACAACAAGCAGAGGCCCGGATCATTCGATTGAGCGAAGAGAACGCGGAACTGCGTTCATCTGAACAGTTGCGCTGGTTTCTTTCCGGAGCTGGAGTCGTTTTCGGTTCCTGGCTGTTCGGCTTTCTCATGGGACGCCGGCGGCGCCGACAACCTTCCAGTCTGAGGTTGTAG
- a CDS encoding Mut7-C RNAse domain-containing protein produces the protein MPVVITFHDDLRVFASFSRQGAKRGYPLLRRASVKDVIEAVGPPHTEVGEILLDGVPVGFDAVVEAGFELNVFPIAAPWDVAKATLLRPNPLPSLAFLVDENVHRLAELLRMIGMDAAGCRGMSDAAIAAESARSGRVLLSRDHRLLRRSRVVFGRLVRAHRPWDQLKEIVDLFGLASDIKAFSRCIHCNIRLEPRAKADVADRLEPLTSRYYQTFHECPACRRIYWAGSHHQRMVANLKAHGISDESRSS, from the coding sequence ATGCCTGTAGTGATCACCTTTCATGACGATCTGCGGGTTTTCGCGTCCTTCTCAAGGCAGGGCGCTAAACGTGGTTATCCGTTGCTACGCCGTGCTTCCGTCAAGGATGTCATCGAGGCAGTTGGGCCGCCGCACACTGAAGTCGGGGAGATTCTTCTCGATGGTGTACCGGTAGGATTTGATGCTGTTGTGGAAGCGGGATTTGAATTGAATGTTTTTCCGATTGCTGCTCCATGGGATGTGGCCAAGGCAACTCTTCTTCGTCCGAATCCCCTGCCAAGTCTTGCCTTTCTGGTTGATGAGAACGTGCACCGTCTTGCTGAATTGCTGCGCATGATCGGGATGGATGCCGCGGGTTGCCGCGGAATGTCGGATGCCGCGATAGCCGCTGAATCAGCGAGAAGCGGACGTGTTCTACTGAGCAGGGACCATCGGTTGCTCAGGCGAAGCCGTGTTGTCTTCGGGCGGTTGGTCCGTGCGCATCGCCCCTGGGATCAACTCAAGGAAATTGTCGATTTATTTGGGCTTGCGTCCGATATCAAGGCGTTCTCAAGATGCATCCACTGCAACATCAGACTCGAACCACGAGCCAAAGCCGACGTCGCGGACCGGCTTGAGCCGTTGACATCCCGCTATTATCAGACATTCCACGAATGCCCCGCATGTCGGCGTATCTACTGGGCAGGTTCCCATCACCAGCGAATGGTAGCCAATCTGAAGGCTCATGGTATTTCGGATGAGTCCCGATCTTCCTGA
- a CDS encoding NYN domain-containing protein encodes MIRKIVSIDLLPAEMRAKEFGFEWFPIDDFVHALDETKNVDVLEILVPLVRRVPDDDTAESFMQVAQNFERKKYALQMSGATVIESPAKRSTGDVGEWYYKQSDDQRLIIATLSLCLRLNPDFLILVAADGDYAPMVEELRRQGIRTEVAAPPHMLASDLRRVAWRNHNLDEVFKKIKKINAVIK; translated from the coding sequence ATGATCAGGAAAATTGTCAGTATCGATTTATTGCCCGCGGAAATGCGGGCCAAGGAATTTGGTTTTGAATGGTTCCCCATTGATGATTTCGTACATGCCCTTGACGAGACCAAAAATGTTGATGTCCTTGAAATACTTGTCCCCCTCGTGCGCCGGGTGCCCGATGATGATACCGCCGAATCGTTCATGCAGGTGGCGCAGAATTTCGAGCGCAAAAAGTACGCCCTCCAGATGAGCGGCGCCACGGTCATTGAATCTCCGGCCAAACGGAGTACCGGCGATGTTGGGGAATGGTATTACAAGCAAAGTGATGATCAGCGGTTGATTATTGCCACCTTGTCCCTATGTCTGCGGTTGAATCCCGACTTTCTGATTCTGGTCGCCGCGGATGGGGATTACGCCCCCATGGTCGAGGAACTTCGCCGTCAGGGCATTCGAACTGAAGTCGCGGCCCCTCCACACATGCTGGCTTCCGATCTGCGGCGGGTGGCTTGGCGAAATCATAATCTCGACGAAGTGTTCAAGAAGATCAAAAAAATCAACGCAGTGATAAAGTAA
- a CDS encoding metal ABC transporter ATP-binding protein has translation MPAPVVHVQDVHFAYTGQHCVLENVNLDVQQGDFLAVLGPNGGGKTTLLKLLLGILSPHKGTISVLGEPPGSTPSQVGYVPQNTNIHNLFPITVKDVVLLGRLPRRNRWRNFSQTDEQAARQALEHVGIWPLRNKRIGQLSGGQRQRVFIARALANSPELLFLDEPTASVDREFQTLFYNLLKELNATTTIIVVSHDLSILSSHAKSVACVNKALFYHDQAEFTQNMLEATYHCPVELVVHGAFPHRVLKEHGCS, from the coding sequence ATGCCAGCGCCTGTTGTCCATGTACAGGATGTTCATTTCGCCTATACCGGGCAGCACTGCGTGCTGGAAAACGTGAATCTGGATGTTCAGCAAGGAGACTTTCTGGCGGTTCTCGGTCCGAACGGCGGTGGCAAAACCACGCTTCTCAAGCTTCTGCTGGGTATCCTGTCGCCGCACAAGGGAACCATCTCGGTACTGGGCGAGCCTCCAGGCAGCACTCCTTCCCAGGTGGGATATGTTCCGCAGAACACCAACATCCACAACCTGTTTCCGATCACCGTGAAAGACGTGGTCCTGCTTGGCCGATTGCCGCGGCGAAATCGATGGCGCAACTTTTCCCAGACGGATGAACAGGCGGCCCGACAGGCCCTGGAGCACGTCGGCATCTGGCCGTTACGCAACAAGCGCATCGGACAGCTTTCCGGCGGGCAACGGCAGCGGGTCTTCATTGCCAGGGCGCTGGCAAACAGTCCGGAGCTGCTGTTTCTGGATGAACCCACGGCCAGCGTGGACCGTGAATTCCAGACGCTTTTCTACAATCTGCTCAAGGAACTCAATGCCACCACGACCATCATCGTGGTCAGCCATGACCTGTCCATTCTTTCCAGCCACGCCAAGTCCGTGGCATGTGTGAACAAGGCCCTGTTCTATCACGACCAGGCTGAATTCACCCAGAACATGCTCGAAGCCACCTACCACTGCCCCGTTGAACTCGTGGTTCATGGAGCGTTTCCTCACCGCGTACTCAAGGAACACGGCTGCTCATGA